CGGCTGTGCCTCATTCTGCAGGAATTCAGGGAAGATCTTTTTGCCTGCCAGGATGTTGACGATTGAGATATGGTCTACCCGAACCATGGGGCGGAGCATCATGGCTGATACAGGGTTGAGGCGATAGACAACCACGGAAGGTACACCATGAAGTGCCGCCTCCAGCGTCGCGGTTCCGGAGGCGACGAGCGCGGCCCGGCAGTTTTGAAAGGAGCGTTCCTGCTCTACCCTGCGACCAAATCGGGTCAGGTAGGGTTGATAAAGAGCGGGATCGAGGGTGGGGGAGGGGAAGAGCCTGGGAGGAAAGCCTGATATCCCATCCATACCGGCGACTTCGAGAAAGAGGGGGAAGTGGCGCCGCACCTCCTGCAGACGGCTCCCCGGCAGAAGGGCCAGACGATCGCCGGATGGAGGCACATCGGAAAGAGGTGGAATGTCTTCCACGAGGGGATGGCCCAGATAGTCCGCTTCCACACCACGCTCCCGAAAGAAATCGACTTCAAAGGGGAAAATGACAATCCTTCGTGCAGCATAACGCCCCAGTTCCTGTACCCGATGCTCTTTCCAGGCCCACACCTGGGGGCAGATGTAGTAGATCACCGGGATCCCCATCGCATGGAGTTTTCGCATCAGGGGAAAGTTGAACCCCGGATAGTCCAGAAGGAGGGCCGCTTTTACAGGATTTTCCCTGCAGTGGCGCAGGATGGAGCGGTAGGTCTTTCGAATTCGGCGGTAGTGGCGAAGAACCTCCAAGAGACCCATCACCGCCATGTCCGATGCGTGGGCAACGGGTGTAAGGCCCTGCCGGATACAGGCATCACCTCCGATTCCCCAGAAGGAAAGAGCGGGATTCCGCCGTGAAAGCTCTTCCAGAACTTTTCCGGCGTATCGATCCGCGGATGCCTCCGCCGCAACTACCAGGATTTCGGCCACAACCGTAAAAGAACCGCCGCTGTTATGGCTCCGATCCCGTTGGCTACCAAATCACTCACCGTCATGGTTCGCCCGGGAATTATGAGCTGAATCAGCTCCATGATGAGGCCAAAGGTGATCGCTCCGGGGAGGACGATGGTCCAGTGGATCGGGACCTTCAGCCAGATCAGGGCAAGGAAAAAGTAAAGAATGGTATGGGCAACGAGATCTCCATGGGAAAACCCGGCCGGCAGGCGGGGAGAGGGCCACAGAGAGAGGCCCAGAACCGCCAGGGAATAGACCGTGGCTAAAAACGGCCTCCAGGAGGGGATTACCTCGGAGGAAGAAGGTACATCAGCCATGCGACGGCAATACCTCCGAGAACCATGTAAGCTAGAATTTTCAGAAAGAGCTTCACCATCTCCCTGCGTTCTTCTCTCCAGAAAATGGCAAAGAATGCTGAAGTCAGTAGGGAAAAAATCACCATGTAAAGGATGTGGCTATTGGGCACGGCGCTTCCCCTTGAAGATGTCATGGACTTCGATGAGCAAAAGGAGGTTCATCATCCCGGCCGAGAGAAGGAATAGCGTTCCGTAATCCGAAGTCGGAGCTTCCGGAACACCCCGGTATCCGGCAATGAGCCCCAGGATCAGATAGGGCAGTCCCATGCCGAGCTGTCCGAGTGAGGCAAGATAACTGATGATATCGCCGTGAGTGGGGACAAACATCCTTCCTTTCAAAACGATGCCAAGGATGATCAGGGTAAAGATGATTGCAGCATAGGCTCCCGCTCGTCGATAGGCGCGGGTTGCGACGTGGCCGAGTCCCGGAAAGAGCCAGGTCAGGAAGAAAAGGATGGGAAGGTTCACAGGGCGATCCTGTCTTTCAGGTTGGCAAAGGTGACGGAAAGATCTTCCGGGATCATGCGTGTATCCGCGAGCACCCGCATGAAATTGTGGTCCCCGTTCCACCGGGGCACGATATGCATGTGGAGATGGTCCTCAATTCCGGCTCCGGCTACCCGGCCCAGATTCATGCCTACATTGTACCCGTGGGGTCCGTAGACTTCTCCCAGCACCTGTGTGCAGTGAGCGACAAGGTCCATCATGTCGGACTTCTCCTCCGGGGAAAGGCCGGCAAGGTCCGCCGTATGGCGACGGGGGGCCACCATGAGGTGGCCATTAATGTAGGGATACCGATTTAACATGATTATGGAGTAGTTCGTGCACCCCAGACGCAGGACGTCAAAGGGATCTCCTTCATGCCCGGATGCATGACAAAAGATGCATGCCCCCGTTGAACCTTGTTTGATGTAGGCGTACCGCCAGGGGGTGAATAGGATGGGCATGGGGGCGCCATCACTGATTCAGAATGGTCCTGAGCTCCTTGCCGGGTTTGAAGTAGGGTACCTTCTTGGAAGGCACCTTGATGGGTTTGCCTGTCCGCGGATTTCGGGCATTACGAGCTCTGCGTTCCCGAATGCGAAAGGAGCCGAAGCCCCGAATCTCCACCTTTTCACCCTGATTCAGAGCGGAGACGATGGAGTCGATCACCGATTTGACGATGACCTCTGCATCTTTCTTGCTGATCCCGGCTTCCTTGGCCACGATCTCGACAAGCTCAGCTTTGGTCATAACTCATCTCCTTCAAGTTCTTTCATGCTCAATCCGAGTCTCCGGGTTTCCTTCTCGACTCGGATAATTTTAACCTTGACCGTATCCCCGGCCACGAACATCCTTTCCAATCGCTGATTGGGTGCCCGTTTAATTTCAGTAATGTGGACGAGGCCTTCCACGCCCTTGGCCACTTCAACGAAGACGCCGAATTCCGTGATGCGGGTGACAACACCCTCACAGAGGTCGGCGATATCGTGGGAGGATACGAAGTGATCCCACTCGTCAGGAACCGCGTCCTTGATGCTCAGGGATACGCGCTGACGATCGGGTTCGATGTTGGTGATGACAGCTTCCACTTCCTGGCCCTTTTCAAGGACTTCGCTCGGATGCTGAAGGGTGCGGTTGCGGGCGATGTCTGAGATGTGAACCAGTCCGTCAATGCCTTCCTCGATTTCAATGAAAGCGCCGAAATCGGTGAGGTTCCGGACCTTACCCGTGATCTTGGATCCGACCTTATATTTTGTCGCCAGGTCAAACCAGGGATTGGGTTCCGTCTGCCGCAGGCTTAAGGAAATTTTCCGTTCGGGAAGGTTGACGTCCGTGATGGCGACTTCCACCTCGTCTCCTACAGAGAGAACATTCTCAGGGCGATGGACCTTTTTGGTCCAGGACATTTCGGATACGTGAAGGAGGCCTTCGACACCCGGTTCGAGTTCGATAAAGGCACCGTAATCCACCAGGGAGACAACCTTTCCATTGACCTTCTTTCCCAGAGGATACTTTTCTTCGACGATGTTCCATGGATCTTCCTGGGTCTGCTTCATTCCCAGGCTTATCTTTTCATTGTCCATGTCGATGTTCAGAACCATGACCTTCAGGTCATCGCCGGGCTTCAGAACGTCGGAGGGATGGTTGACCCGTCCCCATGAGATGTCGGTGACGTGGAGCAGACCATCGATCCCGCCTATATCCACAAACGCACCGTAGTCCGTGATATTTTTAACTTTGCCGTCCAGGACCTGTCCGATCTTGATGCCGGCCAGGATTTCACGGCGCTGTCCTTCCATTTCTTTTTCCAGAATCACTCTGCGTGACACGACAACGCTCTTCTTGCGGCGGTTGAACTGAAGAATTTTGACATCCACCTTCTGGCCGACGATGTTGGTACGAGCTCTGCGCCGAACATCCGCCTGGCTGGAAGGAAGGAATCCGCGGATCCCGCGGAGGTCGACTTCGTAGCCGCCCTTGATTTTCTTCAGGACTTTAATGGAAACAGTTTCCTGATCTTCGAGGGCTTTTTCGATTTCAAGGATGGAAGACATTTCCAGGGCCCGGCGCCGGGAGAGTACGGCGTGGCCGGTTGAAAAATTTGCACGTTCGATGAAGACTTCAACTTCGTCACCGACCTTGTAGGGCAAATTGCCTTCGTCGTCTTTGAGCTCACCGATGGGAACTACGCCTTCACTCTTCAGGCCCACGTCTACGAGAACGTCGGTGTCGGTGATCTGGACGATTTTGCCAGAAACCACACTCCCGACTCTCGGAGTATCTAATTTCTCCTGGTAGATCTCGAGAATCTCTTCATTGAAGGTGGTTCCTTCGGGTTCGTCCTTGGGACACATGGTTAGGCCTCCTGTTACCTATACGGGTTCTTTCAAATGTAGGACGCTCATTATACTCGCCACGCCCGGGGCTGTCAACACCAAGATTTTCACTTTTTTTGCGGGATTGGGTCCGACGGGGAGCATCGAGGGCCCGGGGCTGTGATATGATGACGAACATGCATCTTGCGTATATTAACGGTGAACTTGGCCCCCGTGACGAAGCCAGGGTTTCGATTCTCGACCGTGGATTCCTCTTTGGCGACGGAGTCTATGACATGATCAAGGTCCTGGAGGGCATTCCCCTTTTCCTGAAACCACACCTGGATCGGCTCAGACAGTCCTGTGCCAAGGCGGAAATCCCCATTCCGGAAGATCTGGACCGTGCGATCGCCGCAGTGATTGGGGGCAATACCGGAATGACCGGAAGCCTCTACGTTCAGATCACACGGGGAGCCCATGTGCGAAACCACCTTCCCCCCGACGGACTCAAGCCCACCCTGGTTGTCTTTACACAGGATTACGCATTCGCGGACGAGGAAAAGGTGAAGCGGGGTTATCGGGCGGTTACGGTTCCCGATCTTCGATGGAAACGATGCGATATCAAGACGATCAGCCTGATGGGGGGGATCCTAGCCAAGCTCGACGCCCACCATCTTGGAGCCGATGAGGTTCTTTTCCTTGGAGACGATGATGAGATTCACGAGGGGGGGAGCACCAATTTCTTTGTGGTAGCCGAGGGGAAAATACGGACTCACCCCCTTAACAACCGGGCCCTTCCGGGAATCACGCGTCAGGTGGTCCTGGAAGAGGTTCGAGCGGCAGGCCATGTGCTTGTGGAGGAATCCCCACGTCTTTACAACCTGGCCGACTGGGATGAAGCCTTTCTCACAGGAACGCTCACCGGCGTTATGCCCCTTCGCATGGTGAACGGAAAACCGATCGGAAAGGGTTCGTATCCGGTTGCTCTTGATCTCTACTGGCGCCTTCGCCGCAGGGAGGCAGAAGAACTGGCCCACCAGCGCGAAGCGCGGGCCTGACCCTGCAAATGGATGGCACCCCGGGTACGATTCCGCAGCGATAAACAGGAGGGTGAAATTCCTGAGGGCAGTACCCTTCTCGATGCCGCCCTCCAGCTGGGCGTGATCCTTTCCCATGTTTGCGGAGGGATCGGCTCCTGTGGGACCTGCCGGGTCCGGATTTTAAACGGTCAGGAGAATCTTTCAGAAAAGGTGGAGGAAGAGGAAGCCCGGGACCTCGCACCCGATGTCCGCCTGGCATGTCAGAGCCATCTACACGGTGACGTGGAGGCGGATGTTGTCACAGTCCAGCCCGCGGCGGGAATCATTTCGGAATGGTAACCTCCGGGACAGGGAGGATTTGTCGTTTTCGGCCGAATGTTCGATAAGGCTACAGCCCGGTCAGCGGATGACCTGCAATCTCACGGCAACGTGGGATCCACATTTCCTGAAAACACACATTTTCGACCCTTGCGAAGAAACGGCTTTACACTGGTGGAATCTCTTGCGGCTATGGCGATCACCGGTTTTGTCCTTCTTATGGTTGTGGGAAATGCCATCCTCCTGAAACGCAACCAGTCCCGTATTCTGGAGCATCAGCAGGCCCTTCTGGCGATCTCGACGGAGGCGGATATGATCCGGGCTCACCATCGGTCCGACCTGGTGGCCGGAACCCAGATCCCCTTTTTCACCATGGCGGATCTACCCGCCAGCCTTACCTATCCAAACGGGATTGTCAGGGTAGTGGAGGACAGCCAATCGGGTTGCCTGGGCGTGCATCTCCGCCTGTCGTGGGGAAGTCAGGAACGGGCCAGGGAGGAGGTTTTCTTTGTCCTCTGCCCCTGATTTCCGCCGCAGAGCCTTCTCCGTGCTCGAAATGATCGTTTCGCTCCTGATTCTCAGCCTCTTTCTGTTCATCTTTATCCAGCTGGACTATCTCGTGAAGGAGCAGAACCAGCTTCTCTCCACGGAGGAGAATGGCCTTTCACGGGGGTTTCAGGTTCTGAATGCAGTCATAGAAGATATCCACCGGGCCGATGTCCTTATCCTTCAGGGAGCGAATGGTATTCAGCTTCATCAGGGAAGTACCCGCATCATCTGGATGTCAGTTCACGGAACGGTTGTTCGACGCGTGGATGGCCGGAAGATGCTGGAGGTTTCCTCTCAGAGACTTTCCTTTGTCCTTCATGGAGACCGCACGGTAACGGTGAAGATCGATAATCCTCCTCTGTCAGTCCGGGCGGTTGTAGGAGGTTTCTGACGTGACGAAAAATCCGAATCGAACCGGGTGCGGAACCTTCCGGAATCACGGACTGGCCCTCGTCACGATTCTCTTCTACGCCATCCTTCTTACCGGACTGGCGCTCCTCCTCATGACCCTGATTTCCAGAAAACAGGAGGAGATCTTTCGGATTCGATCGTTTATTCAGGCGGAGAACCTGGCACAGTCGGGTCTGGAAATCTCCCTGCGGCGCTGGGCTGACCTGGGATCACCTCCGGGGAACTTCCTTGTACATTGGGGAAAGGGGAGAGAATGCGAAGTACAGATCGAGCAGACGCCTTCCCGTGTGAGGATCGTGGCCAGGGGTTCAATTCGACGCGGACGGTTCCGGGTTTACCGGACCCTGGAACGTGACTTTCCCGCGCACCCATAAGTCCTCCGGCCAAACCCAAGACGTTGAGCCGTGGGGCTTGCATATCCCACGATCTTGTGGTATTCTCGTTTTCCTGCGTGAAAGATCACGCGGTCCCCTGCGGCAGAAAAC
The genomic region above belongs to Thermoanaerobaculia bacterium and contains:
- the lpxB gene encoding lipid-A-disaccharide synthase, with protein sequence MAEILVVAAEASADRYAGKVLEELSRRNPALSFWGIGGDACIRQGLTPVAHASDMAVMGLLEVLRHYRRIRKTYRSILRHCRENPVKAALLLDYPGFNFPLMRKLHAMGIPVIYYICPQVWAWKEHRVQELGRYAARRIVIFPFEVDFFRERGVEADYLGHPLVEDIPPLSDVPPSGDRLALLPGSRLQEVRRHFPLFLEVAGMDGISGFPPRLFPSPTLDPALYQPYLTRFGRRVEQERSFQNCRAALVASGTATLEAALHGVPSVVVYRLNPVSAMMLRPMVRVDHISIVNILAGKKIFPEFLQNEAQPESIRQVLAPYLSEQRERRTMHEELKRVRSILGENRVTPALADLVLEYAA
- a CDS encoding VanZ family protein, with the translated sequence MADVPSSSEVIPSWRPFLATVYSLAVLGLSLWPSPRLPAGFSHGDLVAHTILYFFLALIWLKVPIHWTIVLPGAITFGLIMELIQLIIPGRTMTVSDLVANGIGAITAAVLLRLWPKSW
- a CDS encoding HIT domain-containing protein — translated: MPILFTPWRYAYIKQGSTGACIFCHASGHEGDPFDVLRLGCTNYSIIMLNRYPYINGHLMVAPRRHTADLAGLSPEEKSDMMDLVAHCTQVLGEVYGPHGYNVGMNLGRVAGAGIEDHLHMHIVPRWNGDHNFMRVLADTRMIPEDLSVTFANLKDRIAL
- a CDS encoding HU family DNA-binding protein → MTKAELVEIVAKEAGISKKDAEVIVKSVIDSIVSALNQGEKVEIRGFGSFRIRERRARNARNPRTGKPIKVPSKKVPYFKPGKELRTILNQ
- a CDS encoding 30S ribosomal protein S1 is translated as MCPKDEPEGTTFNEEILEIYQEKLDTPRVGSVVSGKIVQITDTDVLVDVGLKSEGVVPIGELKDDEGNLPYKVGDEVEVFIERANFSTGHAVLSRRRALEMSSILEIEKALEDQETVSIKVLKKIKGGYEVDLRGIRGFLPSSQADVRRRARTNIVGQKVDVKILQFNRRKKSVVVSRRVILEKEMEGQRREILAGIKIGQVLDGKVKNITDYGAFVDIGGIDGLLHVTDISWGRVNHPSDVLKPGDDLKVMVLNIDMDNEKISLGMKQTQEDPWNIVEEKYPLGKKVNGKVVSLVDYGAFIELEPGVEGLLHVSEMSWTKKVHRPENVLSVGDEVEVAITDVNLPERKISLSLRQTEPNPWFDLATKYKVGSKITGKVRNLTDFGAFIEIEEGIDGLVHISDIARNRTLQHPSEVLEKGQEVEAVITNIEPDRQRVSLSIKDAVPDEWDHFVSSHDIADLCEGVVTRITEFGVFVEVAKGVEGLVHITEIKRAPNQRLERMFVAGDTVKVKIIRVEKETRRLGLSMKELEGDEL
- a CDS encoding aminotransferase class IV, with the translated sequence MHLAYINGELGPRDEARVSILDRGFLFGDGVYDMIKVLEGIPLFLKPHLDRLRQSCAKAEIPIPEDLDRAIAAVIGGNTGMTGSLYVQITRGAHVRNHLPPDGLKPTLVVFTQDYAFADEEKVKRGYRAVTVPDLRWKRCDIKTISLMGGILAKLDAHHLGADEVLFLGDDDEIHEGGSTNFFVVAEGKIRTHPLNNRALPGITRQVVLEEVRAAGHVLVEESPRLYNLADWDEAFLTGTLTGVMPLRMVNGKPIGKGSYPVALDLYWRLRRREAEELAHQREARA
- a CDS encoding 2Fe-2S iron-sulfur cluster-binding protein — its product is MAPRVRFRSDKQEGEIPEGSTLLDAALQLGVILSHVCGGIGSCGTCRVRILNGQENLSEKVEEEEARDLAPDVRLACQSHLHGDVEADVVTVQPAAGIISEW
- a CDS encoding type II secretion system protein, coding for MFDKATARSADDLQSHGNVGSTFPENTHFRPLRRNGFTLVESLAAMAITGFVLLMVVGNAILLKRNQSRILEHQQALLAISTEADMIRAHHRSDLVAGTQIPFFTMADLPASLTYPNGIVRVVEDSQSGCLGVHLRLSWGSQERAREEVFFVLCP